A region from the Wansuia hejianensis genome encodes:
- a CDS encoding type II secretion system F family protein, which produces MILLPICGFGMILVLFWKKKVEKRLFFLVLCGNLLGLALTVQEGLAGKRQEVTALERGGYGEIPEEVELEVETEDGERTGITIQIPGRQYSAEEVQKLLSEKLMELDRLILGENRSLSHIEYDLDLPSSFSDSPVTVEWSTDLPSVLNWDGTVGEAAGYAGTEVCLEGILSLQDQTEDYRRTLVVYPSPDSDNLKARLKKKTEQINEGNKSISFDLPAEINGRKITWYQKQEQTGALVSVLSLAAGGLAVFSANRKKEQELLKHQEEMQKDYPELVSKMQLFLGAGISMRRVFERITLDYRKELNQNRRACRRWAYEEAARTWYEIDSGVSEQEAYERFGLRCGIPSYKGLSILLIQNLKKGGKGLLPLLEQEAQAAFEARKRQARVEGEKAAVKLLLPMGMMLLVVLIILMVPAFLSF; this is translated from the coding sequence ATGATCCTGTTGCCAATCTGCGGATTCGGAATGATCCTGGTTTTGTTTTGGAAGAAAAAGGTGGAAAAAAGGCTGTTTTTCCTGGTTCTCTGTGGAAATCTGCTGGGACTTGCGCTGACGGTCCAGGAGGGGCTGGCAGGTAAAAGGCAGGAGGTGACAGCACTGGAAAGAGGCGGATATGGGGAAATACCTGAGGAAGTGGAACTGGAGGTGGAAACAGAAGACGGCGAAAGGACGGGAATAACTATTCAGATACCCGGCCGGCAATATAGCGCAGAAGAAGTTCAAAAGCTGCTGTCAGAAAAGCTCATGGAACTGGACCGGTTGATTCTGGGAGAAAACAGGTCCCTGAGCCATATTGAATACGACCTGGATCTTCCCTCATCCTTTTCAGATTCACCGGTTACTGTGGAATGGTCCACAGATCTGCCATCTGTTCTGAACTGGGACGGAACGGTCGGAGAAGCCGCCGGTTATGCAGGGACAGAGGTCTGTCTGGAAGGTATACTTTCCCTACAGGATCAGACAGAGGATTACCGGAGAACGCTGGTCGTTTACCCTTCACCGGATTCTGACAACCTGAAAGCCAGATTGAAGAAAAAGACAGAGCAGATAAACGAGGGGAATAAAAGCATCAGTTTTGACCTTCCCGCAGAAATAAACGGCCGGAAAATTACCTGGTACCAGAAGCAGGAACAGACAGGGGCGCTTGTGTCAGTTTTGTCCCTTGCTGCGGGAGGGCTGGCCGTCTTCTCAGCAAACAGAAAAAAGGAGCAGGAGCTGCTGAAACATCAGGAAGAAATGCAGAAAGACTATCCGGAACTGGTGAGCAAAATGCAGTTGTTTTTGGGAGCGGGCATCAGCATGAGAAGGGTATTTGAACGGATCACATTGGATTACAGGAAGGAACTGAACCAAAACAGGCGGGCCTGCAGACGCTGGGCCTATGAAGAAGCGGCCCGTACCTGGTATGAGATAGACAGCGGGGTTTCGGAGCAGGAAGCCTATGAACGGTTCGGATTGCGCTGTGGCATTCCTTCCTATAAAGGTTTATCCATACTTCTGATACAGAATCTAAAAAAAGGAGGAAAAGGCTTGCTGCCGCTGCTGGAGCAGGAAGCACAGGCGGCATTTGAAGCCAGGAAGAGACAGGCCAGGGTGGAAGGAGAAAAGGCTGCAGTCAAGCTGCTGCTTCCCATGGGCATGATGCTGTTGGTTGTGTTGATTATCCTTATGGTACCGGCATTCTTATCTTTTTAG
- a CDS encoding P-loop NTPase family protein, with amino-acid sequence MNQIKKKNIFAVCDLEVEYAYNFMEYLNQRRNLPFEVQAFTSAEILCEYAKSQPIEILLISDKAMCEEVRQLKVGKLIILTEGVHNPELDQYSSIYKYQSSDQVIREVMDCYGAEKAAHEGSPVMKKSTSVIGVYSPVGRTQKTSFALTLGQILAKDRAVLYLNLESYSGFEQILGETYERNLSDLLYFVRQENANVIHRLSGMVLPIQNLDYVPPALSPMDIQCTSCGEWLALFEEIVRNSTYEVLILDLGDGVQELYQILDYCTRVYVPVRGDALSAAKLAQFENLLRMWDYEGVLEKMQKIKPPFHSTNRTGKGYIEDLVWSELGDYVRQLQRKEPG; translated from the coding sequence TTGAATCAGATTAAGAAAAAGAACATATTTGCAGTCTGTGACCTGGAGGTGGAATATGCCTACAATTTCATGGAATATCTCAATCAGAGGCGAAATCTGCCCTTTGAGGTACAGGCTTTTACATCCGCTGAGATACTATGCGAATATGCGAAATCACAGCCCATTGAGATTCTGCTGATCTCTGACAAAGCCATGTGTGAAGAAGTTAGGCAGCTGAAAGTGGGCAAGTTGATTATTTTGACAGAAGGGGTGCATAACCCGGAGCTGGATCAGTATTCCAGCATTTATAAGTATCAGTCTTCCGATCAGGTGATCAGGGAGGTTATGGATTGCTATGGAGCCGAGAAGGCTGCGCATGAGGGAAGTCCGGTGATGAAGAAGAGCACCAGCGTCATCGGAGTATACAGCCCGGTCGGACGTACACAGAAGACCTCTTTTGCGCTGACGCTGGGGCAGATCCTGGCGAAGGACCGCGCCGTCCTCTATCTGAATCTGGAGAGCTACTCTGGATTTGAACAGATACTGGGTGAAACCTATGAGCGGAATCTAAGCGACCTGCTGTATTTTGTCAGACAGGAGAACGCCAACGTGATCCATCGCCTGAGCGGCATGGTTCTGCCCATACAGAACCTGGATTATGTTCCGCCGGCGCTGTCTCCCATGGATATTCAATGTACATCCTGCGGGGAGTGGCTTGCACTGTTTGAAGAAATTGTCAGGAACAGTACCTATGAAGTGCTGATCCTGGATCTGGGCGACGGCGTACAGGAGTTATATCAGATTCTGGATTATTGCACCAGAGTATATGTGCCTGTCCGGGGGGATGCCCTTTCAGCGGCCAAGCTCGCCCAGTTTGAGAATCTGCTGCGGATGTGGGATTATGAAGGGGTGTTGGAGAAAATGCAGAAAATCAAGCCTCCGTTCCACAGCACGAACAGGACGGGAAAGGGCTATATAGAAGATCTGGTCTGGAGCGAGCTCGGGGATTATGTCAGGCAGCTTCAGAGGAAGGAGCCGGGTTGA
- a CDS encoding ParA family protein, translating into MKKITVWNRKGGVGKTTICINLAYELYKKGKKVLCLDLDGQANLTSFFEADIKGVSKPDLARILDANSNFLHIPSEDREIGNGIYQSRYSGIHFIQGARESEQINGTPLSLLDDLLEQTAQKYDFCVLDCHPDFSGLSRSAVYTADLVLVPILLDGFSRDNLNLVAEDILRIEEIAGYEIPFAAVANRVMNRKSQRQIYEDITYRHDYPVLQTCIRDYAVVGNALLLKKPISEHRKSSPPALDFQDLTFELLQKMQKKGVA; encoded by the coding sequence ATGAAGAAAATTACTGTGTGGAACCGCAAAGGTGGCGTAGGGAAAACGACAATATGTATCAATCTTGCGTATGAACTGTATAAGAAAGGGAAGAAGGTTCTCTGCTTGGATCTTGATGGGCAGGCAAATTTAACCTCATTTTTTGAAGCGGATATAAAAGGCGTTTCAAAACCGGATCTTGCACGGATTCTGGATGCGAACAGCAATTTTTTACATATTCCTAGTGAAGACAGAGAAATAGGAAATGGAATTTACCAATCCAGATATTCGGGGATCCATTTCATTCAAGGTGCGAGGGAATCCGAACAAATTAACGGGACACCGCTGAGTCTTTTGGATGATTTATTGGAACAAACGGCACAAAAGTATGATTTTTGTGTTTTAGATTGCCATCCGGATTTTTCGGGCCTTTCGAGAAGTGCAGTTTATACTGCTGATCTGGTATTGGTGCCGATCCTTCTGGATGGGTTTTCACGCGATAATCTGAATCTTGTGGCGGAAGACATTTTACGAATTGAGGAGATCGCAGGGTACGAGATTCCGTTTGCTGCTGTTGCAAATCGGGTTATGAACCGAAAAAGTCAGAGACAAATTTATGAGGACATTACTTACCGGCATGACTATCCCGTTTTGCAGACTTGTATCCGAGATTATGCAGTTGTTGGAAACGCGCTGCTCTTAAAGAAACCGATCTCAGAACACAGAAAATCATCGCCGCCAGCCTTGGATTTTCAAGATCTGACGTTTGAACTCCTTCAAAAAATGCAGAAGAAAGGGGTGGCATAA
- a CDS encoding ParB/RepB/Spo0J family partition protein, whose protein sequence is MQKKTENIADFRQGKLFRIHYSKLIQSSFQYREIAAAAVEKLADLLEADGEVLQPLLVRKKGADSYEILAGHKRFLACRLLVEERGEEKFAMIPCCIRAMNDIKAEFSVYSTNGYENKSPYEKMKEIEGMARLMKEHPEAFAEGKGRLVERLAKQLQMSRSVVSDYQNISHNLSAAGKEAFRVGVLDKSAAVTLAVLPEEKQEEILSKGITTRQKIREYIKPKFQTNEKEEKCETQTAPGIENPEVSSACPERLSNSSHIGKITFQETDAGDRKENEFSGMTMKSASVPERLNREASEQECTVKAVRRIFPEESPLQECTGKCPYCGMDVYYPSDLHYCGICGNALHWNWDV, encoded by the coding sequence ATTCAAAAAAAAACGGAGAATATAGCGGATTTTCGGCAGGGTAAACTGTTTCGAATCCATTACAGCAAACTGATACAATCCAGTTTTCAGTATCGGGAAATTGCGGCTGCAGCTGTTGAAAAGTTAGCTGATCTTCTCGAAGCGGACGGAGAAGTATTACAGCCTCTGTTAGTAAGGAAAAAGGGTGCAGACAGTTACGAAATCCTTGCTGGGCATAAACGTTTTTTGGCTTGCCGGTTGTTGGTTGAAGAACGAGGCGAGGAAAAGTTCGCTATGATTCCTTGCTGCATCCGGGCGATGAATGACATAAAGGCAGAGTTTTCCGTATATTCCACGAATGGGTATGAGAATAAATCACCCTACGAAAAGATGAAAGAAATTGAAGGAATGGCCCGTTTGATGAAAGAACATCCGGAAGCATTTGCGGAAGGTAAGGGGCGTTTGGTGGAACGTTTGGCGAAGCAGCTTCAAATGTCGCGGTCGGTTGTATCTGATTACCAAAATATTTCCCATAACTTAAGTGCTGCAGGAAAAGAGGCATTTCGGGTCGGTGTGCTTGACAAAAGCGCAGCCGTTACTTTGGCGGTATTGCCGGAGGAAAAGCAGGAAGAAATACTATCGAAGGGGATTACAACGCGCCAGAAGATTCGGGAATATATAAAGCCAAAGTTCCAGACGAATGAAAAAGAAGAAAAATGTGAGACTCAAACTGCACCTGGAATTGAAAATCCTGAGGTAAGCTCAGCCTGTCCGGAGCGTTTGAGCAACTCGAGCCATATTGGAAAAATAACCTTTCAGGAAACAGATGCCGGAGATAGGAAAGAGAATGAATTTTCTGGGATGACTATGAAGTCTGCATCAGTTCCAGAAAGATTGAACCGGGAGGCTTCGGAACAAGAGTGTACGGTAAAGGCGGTAAGGAGAATTTTTCCGGAGGAAAGCCCGTTGCAGGAATGTACGGGAAAATGTCCTTACTGCGGAATGGACGTCTATTATCCAAGTGATCTTCATTACTGTGGAATTTGCGGGAATGCGCTTCATTGGAATTGGGACGTGTAA
- a CDS encoding type II secretion system F family protein codes for MKKINKEKQDYETYHFAVWEWAVNLLGGALTGGLVTWLCYRSVLASPLAAAIAAGFIWQRKRTLLEEKKRRLHYHFKDFISALHISLRAGYSVENGVRSARADLEKLYGKEDIMVQELAEIVGQMEFQVPVEQLFLELGRRSQIEDIRTFGEVLLIAKRTGGNLSGVLQDTWRTLCEKIDTRQEIDTVIASKKYEQNLMSIMPAAIILYLRFSFAGFVEQLYGNFTGVVIMSVCLAIYAGAFVLGRRMIRIEV; via the coding sequence ATGAAAAAAATCAATAAGGAAAAACAAGATTATGAAACCTATCATTTCGCTGTCTGGGAATGGGCGGTCAACCTTCTGGGCGGCGCCTTGACAGGAGGCCTTGTCACGTGGCTCTGCTACCGTTCCGTCCTGGCGTCCCCGCTGGCGGCGGCCATTGCCGCGGGTTTCATATGGCAGAGGAAACGAACGCTGCTGGAGGAGAAAAAACGCCGTCTTCACTATCATTTTAAGGATTTCATATCTGCGCTGCACATTTCGCTTCGGGCGGGTTATTCGGTGGAGAATGGCGTTAGAAGCGCAAGAGCCGATCTGGAAAAACTGTATGGGAAGGAGGATATTATGGTACAGGAACTGGCGGAAATCGTGGGGCAGATGGAATTTCAGGTTCCGGTGGAACAGTTGTTTCTGGAGCTGGGACGGAGGAGCCAGATTGAGGATATCAGAACCTTTGGGGAGGTGCTTTTGATTGCAAAAAGAACAGGGGGCAACCTCTCAGGAGTCCTCCAGGATACCTGGAGAACCTTATGTGAAAAAATAGATACCAGACAGGAGATAGATACAGTGATCGCTTCAAAAAAGTATGAACAAAACCTGATGAGCATAATGCCCGCAGCCATCATCCTGTACCTCCGGTTCAGCTTTGCCGGGTTTGTGGAACAGCTTTACGGGAACTTCACGGGCGTTGTAATTATGTCAGTCTGTCTGGCAATTTATGCGGGAGCCTTTGTCCTGGGAAGGCGCATGATAAGAATTGAGGTGTGA
- a CDS encoding DUF6017 domain-containing protein has protein sequence MGKRLALDYFYGDQAEQFVFYRIPKALFTDPYYKDISSDAKILYGLLLDRMSLSIKNHWVDDKNRVYVIFAIEEVMEMMGCGNQKAVKILAELDGEKGIGLIEKKRQGLGRPNLIYIKNFLTGMALDEKEKEEEPIQKCENHISGNVMEIEQQEWPMDQKCENHIPGTVKKEYQEVCFSRGNKKKRKETNQNEILSIHQSSAREPPAISRVSVTPEQEYQAYETMIRSSIQYQALILDHPQEKEQIDEIVALLTETCCSKKDQIRIGSEERPAGVVRSKLLHLTPEHIRYVMECLRQNTTKIWNIRQYLLTVLYHASETIRHYYAARVNHDLYGQK, from the coding sequence ATGGGAAAGAGGTTAGCGCTGGATTATTTTTACGGAGATCAGGCGGAACAGTTTGTGTTTTATCGGATTCCGAAAGCATTGTTTACAGATCCGTATTACAAAGACATCAGTAGCGACGCCAAAATTCTATATGGACTTTTGTTGGATCGTATGTCTCTGTCGATTAAAAATCATTGGGTCGATGATAAAAACCGCGTGTATGTTATTTTTGCGATTGAAGAAGTAATGGAAATGATGGGCTGTGGAAATCAAAAAGCGGTGAAGATTCTTGCGGAATTGGACGGGGAGAAGGGAATCGGATTGATTGAGAAAAAGAGGCAGGGGCTGGGGCGGCCAAACTTAATCTATATCAAAAATTTCCTTACGGGAATGGCCTTGGATGAAAAAGAAAAGGAAGAAGAACCGATTCAGAAGTGTGAAAATCACATCTCTGGAAATGTGATGGAAATAGAGCAACAGGAATGGCCGATGGATCAGAAGTGTGAAAACCACATTCCTGGAACTGTGAAAAAGGAATATCAGGAAGTGTGTTTTTCACGGGGAAATAAGAAGAAAAGGAAAGAAACAAATCAGAATGAGATTTTGTCTATCCATCAATCATCTGCAAGGGAGCCACCTGCGATATCGAGAGTTTCTGTCACGCCGGAGCAGGAATATCAAGCATATGAAACAATGATCAGAAGCAGCATTCAGTATCAAGCACTGATTCTGGATCATCCGCAGGAAAAGGAGCAGATTGATGAGATTGTGGCCCTTTTGACGGAAACTTGCTGTTCGAAGAAAGATCAAATCCGGATTGGCAGTGAGGAGAGGCCAGCCGGAGTAGTGCGTTCGAAACTATTGCATTTAACACCAGAGCATATCCGTTATGTGATGGAGTGCCTACGGCAGAATACCACGAAAATCTGGAATATCCGGCAATATCTTCTGACGGTGCTGTACCATGCGTCGGAAACGATCCGGCACTATTATGCGGCGCGGGTGAACCATGATTTGTATGGACAGAAATAA
- a CDS encoding A24 family peptidase: protein MSVSGCLALIVALGSAEMDLRSQKISNGWLLTAMLLGFLYQCFDPGGKGPSEFAAGSITPVLLLGGLFYFRMLGAGDIKLLSALGGIMGDKAIRSCVFWSVIFGAVISVMILCVCGCWLQRLLYFTDYIKRYLTTKTRKPYRLKGQRQEHFHFSVPVLMGVLLWIGGFY, encoded by the coding sequence TTGAGTGTCTCAGGCTGCCTGGCGCTCATTGTGGCCCTGGGGTCGGCAGAGATGGATCTGCGCAGCCAGAAGATTTCGAATGGCTGGCTTCTGACGGCCATGCTTCTGGGTTTCTTGTATCAGTGCTTTGATCCTGGCGGAAAAGGGCCGTCAGAATTTGCGGCGGGAAGTATAACGCCTGTTCTGCTGCTGGGGGGACTCTTTTATTTCCGCATGCTGGGGGCGGGGGATATTAAACTATTGTCTGCGTTGGGAGGCATTATGGGCGATAAAGCGATACGCTCCTGTGTCTTCTGGTCTGTGATCTTCGGAGCGGTTATTTCCGTCATGATTCTGTGTGTCTGCGGCTGCTGGCTGCAGCGTCTGCTTTACTTTACCGATTATATCAAGCGATATTTAACGACTAAAACCAGAAAGCCATACCGCCTGAAAGGACAGCGGCAGGAACATTTTCATTTTTCCGTGCCTGTCCTCATGGGGGTTCTGCTGTGGATAGGAGGATTCTATTGA
- a CDS encoding sigma factor-like helix-turn-helix DNA-binding protein — protein MLQKVDESYIGEVIGDFKERKDRIQKDIRDMYSMLRNKNQLKIDAIESASYLSGMDSTIEKKSRDMDSTLWVYQKLLKEQQTSISSYITRLVNELDTVNRIMLCFFALDRKARDLLELFYKTYKEEKVEVRLHMIAVRLGVSESTVKRRKKEAIQEIKNLYDSSTASEDLAHFYRR, from the coding sequence ATGCTTCAGAAAGTAGATGAGAGTTATATAGGCGAGGTAATTGGTGATTTTAAGGAAAGAAAAGATAGAATCCAGAAAGATATTCGGGATATGTATAGCATGTTGAGAAATAAAAATCAGCTAAAAATAGACGCTATTGAATCAGCCAGTTATTTATCAGGGATGGATAGCACAATAGAAAAAAAGAGTCGGGATATGGACTCCACGCTTTGGGTTTATCAGAAACTTTTGAAGGAGCAGCAGACCAGTATTTCCTCTTATATCACGCGCCTTGTAAATGAATTGGATACGGTGAATCGGATTATGTTATGTTTTTTTGCCTTAGATAGAAAAGCTAGAGATCTGCTGGAACTTTTTTATAAAACTTATAAAGAAGAAAAAGTAGAAGTTCGTCTACATATGATTGCGGTCCGACTCGGGGTTTCTGAATCAACTGTAAAACGGAGAAAGAAGGAGGCGATACAAGAAATAAAAAATCTGTATGATAGCAGCACTGCTTCAGAAGATTTAGCACATTTCTACAGAAGATGA
- a CDS encoding CpaF family protein — protein MSRLEARGELTDEEILEIIDDLVLSRSREFLLTLKEKEGLRKDLFYSVRKLDVLQELVEDNTVTEIMVNGYRDIFVERDGIIRKWEKSFTSEERLQDVIQQIAGKCNRVVNEQIPIADARLENGSRVNIVLPPVALDGPIMTIRRFPDDPVTMEKLVSWGSITAEGAGFLRNLVRAGYTILVGGGTSTGKTTFLNALSNFIPKEERIVTIEDNAELQIQGIDNLVRLEAKAANLEENREITIRDLIKTALRMRPSRIIIGEVRSGEAGDFLSCLNTGHSGSLGSAHANSVRDMIGRLEMMVLMGMDLPIPVIRRQIASGVEILVHLTRDKTGRRMVEEIAEITEYAEGEIQIQTLYGRNRQSELVCVSPLRHREKLEKSNEKNQ, from the coding sequence ATGTCCCGCCTAGAGGCGCGGGGCGAATTGACTGATGAGGAAATATTAGAAATCATTGATGATCTGGTGCTTTCCAGGAGCCGGGAATTCCTGCTGACGCTGAAAGAAAAGGAAGGATTGAGGAAAGATCTTTTTTATTCTGTCCGCAAGCTGGATGTGCTGCAGGAACTGGTGGAAGATAACACAGTGACAGAGATCATGGTCAACGGCTATCGGGATATCTTTGTGGAAAGAGATGGGATAATCCGGAAGTGGGAAAAATCATTTACTTCAGAGGAGCGGCTTCAGGACGTGATCCAACAGATTGCAGGAAAGTGTAACCGGGTGGTCAATGAACAAATCCCCATTGCGGATGCGCGGCTGGAAAACGGGTCCCGGGTAAATATTGTGCTGCCTCCGGTAGCTTTGGATGGCCCCATAATGACCATCAGGCGCTTTCCGGATGATCCGGTCACCATGGAAAAGCTGGTGTCCTGGGGCAGCATAACCGCTGAAGGGGCAGGATTTCTGAGAAATCTTGTTCGTGCCGGATATACGATTCTGGTGGGCGGGGGTACGTCTACCGGAAAAACGACTTTTTTAAACGCCTTGTCTAATTTCATACCAAAGGAAGAACGTATCGTCACGATTGAAGACAATGCAGAGCTGCAGATACAGGGCATTGACAATCTGGTCCGGCTGGAAGCCAAAGCTGCTAATCTGGAGGAGAACAGAGAGATTACAATCCGCGACCTGATAAAAACCGCACTGCGAATGCGGCCTTCCCGGATCATCATCGGGGAGGTGCGTTCCGGTGAGGCAGGAGATTTTCTGAGCTGCCTCAATACCGGACACAGCGGCAGCCTGGGCAGCGCTCATGCCAACAGCGTCCGGGATATGATCGGCCGCCTGGAAATGATGGTTCTCATGGGAATGGATTTGCCCATACCAGTGATCCGGAGACAAATCGCGTCTGGTGTCGAGATCCTGGTACATCTGACAAGGGACAAGACAGGCAGGAGGATGGTAGAGGAGATAGCAGAAATTACAGAGTATGCGGAGGGTGAAATCCAGATTCAGACCTTATACGGAAGGAACCGGCAGTCAGAGCTGGTCTGCGTATCACCGCTGCGGCACAGAGAAAAACTGGAGAAAAGCAATGAAAAAAATCAATAA
- a CDS encoding TraX family protein, which translates to METDTFIKPLSGAGLKVIACAAMLADHLSKALSVPDPVFLLLSSMIGRIAFPIFCFLLAEGFFYTHSRGRYIRDLLILAVLSEVPFDLALHRSFFDPGYQNTCFTLLLGLLLFTCLDQMERKNLSLNKSRAAQAAVLALFAAAAWLLRSDYGVYGICCLAAFYYFRRLPVQAAFLGCFILNLDGFGAPAAFLALIPIYLYNGKRGRQLKYGFYIFYPLHLLLLCPLISVFS; encoded by the coding sequence TTGGAGACTGATACTTTTATTAAACCTCTGTCCGGCGCCGGCCTAAAGGTGATCGCCTGCGCAGCCATGCTGGCCGATCACCTTAGCAAGGCTTTATCCGTGCCTGATCCAGTCTTTCTGCTCCTGAGCAGCATGATCGGACGTATTGCCTTTCCCATCTTCTGCTTTTTACTGGCTGAGGGTTTTTTCTACACTCACAGCCGGGGACGCTATATCCGCGATCTTTTAATTCTGGCTGTCCTCTCAGAAGTACCCTTTGACCTGGCACTCCACCGCTCCTTCTTTGATCCTGGATATCAGAACACCTGCTTTACGCTGCTTCTGGGTCTTTTGCTTTTCACCTGCCTGGATCAGATGGAACGGAAAAACTTGTCTTTGAATAAGAGCAGAGCCGCCCAGGCCGCTGTGCTGGCCTTGTTTGCGGCTGCCGCCTGGCTGCTAAGGAGCGATTACGGGGTATACGGAATATGCTGTCTGGCCGCCTTTTACTATTTCCGAAGACTTCCTGTACAGGCAGCATTTCTCGGCTGCTTTATACTGAACCTGGACGGTTTTGGCGCGCCGGCCGCTTTCCTGGCTTTAATTCCTATCTATCTTTATAACGGGAAGCGCGGAAGGCAGCTCAAATATGGCTTTTATATTTTTTACCCCTTGCACCTGCTTTTATTATGCCCCCTCATATCCGTATTCTCCTAG